From a single Solenopsis invicta isolate M01_SB chromosome 6, UNIL_Sinv_3.0, whole genome shotgun sequence genomic region:
- the LOC105204053 gene encoding NEDD8-conjugating enzyme Ubc12, whose protein sequence is MIKLFSLKQAKKDGESPKAGTQKKASAAQLRITKDINELNLPKTCGTEFPDPDDLLSFKLIICPDEGFYKGGRFVFSFKVGPNYPHEPPKVKCETQVYHPNIDLDGNVCLNILREDWKPVLTINSIVYGLQYLFLEPNPEDPLNKDAAEVLQNNRRAFEQNVAKAMRGGYVGSYYFERCLK, encoded by the exons ATGATCAAGCTATTCTCGTTGAAACAAGCAAAAAAAGATGGCGAGTCACCCAAGGCTGGCACCCAGAAGAAGGCGTCCGCGGCACAGCTGAGAATCACAAAAG ACATAAACGAACTGAATCTCCCGAAAACATGTGGCACGGAATTCCCGGATCCCGACGATTTGCTAAGCTTTAAATTAATCATCTGTCCAGATGAA GGATTTTACAAAGGTGGTAGGTTCGTATTTAGTTTCAAAGTCGGGCCCAACTACCCGCACGAGCCACCTAAGGTAAAGTGCGAGACTCAGGTTTATCATCCTAATATCGATTTGGATGGTAATGTGTGCCTCAATATTTTGAGAGAGGACTGGAAGCCTGTGCTCACGATTAACTCCATTGTCTATGGTCTCCAGTATCTCTTCTTA GAACCAAATCCTGAGGATCCATTAAATAAGGATGCGGCTGAAGTTTTACAGAACAACAGAAGGGCTTTTGAACAGAACGTAGCAAAAGCGATGCGGGGTGGTTACGTAGGATCCTATTATTTTGAACGGTGTCTCAAGTGA
- the LOC105204054 gene encoding importin-7 isoform X2: MDARKLTELLRATIDPAQQKEAEGQLTQIHKIIGFAPTLLQVVMSNEVDMPVRQAGVIYLKNLITSNWADKEADSGPIEFSIHEQDRAMIRDAIVDAVVHAPDLIRIQLAICISNIVKYDFPGRWTQIVDKITIYLQNPDASCWPGVLLALHQLVKNFEYKKAEERGPLNEAMNLLFPMIYQLILRLLPDASEQSVLLQKQILKIFFALTQYTLPLDLISREVFSQWMDVVRQIADRPVPPETNNPDLDDDERAELPWWKCKKWALHILHRMFERYGSPGNVTKEYKEFAEWYLQTFSAGILEVLLKILDQYRRKIYISPRVIQQSINYINQGVSHAFSWKFLKPHMFEIIRDVLFPILSYSAADEELWNTDPYEYIRVKFDIFEDFVSPVTAAQTLLHSACRKRKDMLQKTMQFCVEVLTSPNADPRQKDGALHMIGSLADVLLKKKVYKEQMDKMLMQYVFPEFSSPHGHMRARACWVMHYFSEIKFKSEQILVEAVRLITNALLTDQDLPVKVEAAIALQMMLSAQPKAQKYIEPLIKQITLELLTIIRQTENDDLTSVMQKIVCTYTEQLVPIAVEVCQHLAATFSQVLETDEGSDEKAITAMGLLNTIETLLTVMDEQPQIMLQLEPIVLQVVAHIFGHSVMEFYEEALSLVYDLTGKGVSEDMWKVLELIYQLFQKDGFDYFTDMMPALHNYITVDTPAFLSNENHILAMFNMCKTVLTGEGGEDPECHAAKLLEVIILQCKGHIDQCIPSLVQLVLERLMREVKTSELRTMCLQVVIAALYYNPALCLETMDRLQGNFDQSTEPLASRFIKQWINDTDCFLGLHDRKLCVLGLCTLISMGPARPPAVNECATQIIPSLILLFEGLKRAYAAKVTDTDDDENDDEESDIDEVLSSDEDDIDDANQEYLEKLQDKITRTSGQHGFTINATIQDGHGDHKSDDDDDDSEYDGNEETALESYTTPLDSDDSNQDEYVVFKEVIQNIERTDVAWYRALTSLLSPEQEKALQEIILLADQRKAALESKRIEQSGGYVFHSQTVPTSFNFGGTPLSR; this comes from the exons ATGGACGCGCGTAAGCTCACGGAGCTGCTGCGGGCGACGATCGACCCCGCACAGCAGAAGGAGGCGGAGGGGCAGCTCACCCAG ATTCACAAAATTATTGGTTTTGCACCAACGCTCTTACAAGTAGTAATGTCAAATGAAGTTGATATGCCTGTCAGACAAGCTG gtgtaatttatttaaaaaatttaattacttcaaaTTGGGCGGATAAAGAAGCTGACAGCGGTCCCATAGAATTTAGTATTCATGAGCAGGATCGTGCAATGATACGCGATGCTATAGTAGATGCAGTGGTACATGCCCCAGACTTAATTAG aATACAATTAGCGATATGCATCAGTAATATAGTTAAATACGACTTTCCTGGAAGATGGACACAAATAGTGGACAAAATTACGATATACCTGCAAAATCCAGACGCTTCATGTTGGCCTGGTGTTCTCCTTGCGCTGCATCagcttgttaaaaattttga GTACAAGAAAGCAGAAGAGAGGGGTCCATTAAATGAAGCAATGAACTTGTTATTCCCTATGATCTATCAATTGATATTACGCTTACTGCCAGATGCATCTGAGCAGTCTGTTTTACTCCAGAAAcagatattgaaaattttctttgcacTTACACAG TATACACTTCCCCTTGACCTTATTTCGAGAGAAGTGTTCTCACAATGGATGGATGTGGTAAGACAAATAGCTGATAGACCAGTTCCGCCAGAAACTAATAATCCAGATCTTGATGATGACGAACGTGCAGAACTGCCTTGgtggaaatgtaaaaaatgggcgttacatattttacatagaaTGTTTGAGag ATACGGTAGTCCAGGAAATGTAACCaaagaatataaagaatttgCCGAATGGTATTTGCAAACCTTTAGTGCCGGTATTCTCGAAGTTCTTTTAAAGATCTTGGATCAATATCGtaggaaaatttatatttctcctAGAGTAATACAGCAAtcaatcaattatattaatcaagg TGTGAGCCATGCATTTTCTTGGAAATTTTTGAAGCCTCACATGTTTGAAATTATACGCGACGTTTTATTCCCCATTCTCTCGTATTCTGCTGCTGATGAAGAACTGTGGAATACCGATCCATACGAATACATCAGAGTAAAATTTG ATATTTTCGAAGATTTTGTATCGCCAGTGACAGCGGCACAAACTTTATTGCATTCAGCATGTAGAAAACGAAAAGATATGTTACAAAAAACGATGCAGTTTTGTGTGGAGGTATTAACTAGTCCAAATGCAGATCCAAGACAAAAAGATGGTGCATTACACATG attggAAGTTTAGCCGATGTTTTGTTGAAGAAGAAGGTTTACAAAGAACAAATGGACAAAATGTTAATGCAATATGTATTTCCCGAATTCAGTAGTCCTCATGGACATATGAGAGCGAGA gCTTGTTGGGTAATGCAttatttctcggaaattaaatttaaatcagaaCAAATTTTAGTCGAGGCAGTTAGATTAATTACAAACGCTCTCCTGACGGATCAAGATTTGCCTGTTAAAGTCGAGGCGGCCATAGCACTTCAGATGATGCTTTCAGCACAACCAAAGGCTCAAAAGTACATCGAAccattaattaaacaaataacgcTCGAGTTGCTGACCATCATAAGGCAAACTGAAAACGATGATCTGACGAGTGTTATGCAAAAAATCGTTTGTACATATACTGAGCAACTGGTCCCAATTGCTGTGGAAGTTTGTCAGCATTTG GCTGCTACATTTAGCCAAGTACTTGAAACAGATGAAGGTAGCGACGAGAAGGCAATAACAGCAATGGGTCTGTTGAACACGATAGAAACTCTATTAACAGTAATGGATGAACAGCCTCAAATCATGTTGCAACTTGAACCAATTGTTCTTCAAGTAGTTGCTCATATCTTTGGACATAGTGTGATGG AATTTTATGAAGAAGCATTGTCGTTAGTTTATGATCTAACGGGTAAAGGTGTGTCTGAGGATATGTGGAAAGTTCTAGAACTCATATATCAACTGTTCCAAAAAGATGGTTTTGACTATTTTACTGATATGATGCCTGCACTACATAATTACATCACCGTCGATACTCCGGCATTTTTGTCGAACGAAAATCACATTCTTGCTATGTTCAACATGTGCAAAACT GTCTTAACTGGTGAGGGTGGTGAGGATCCAGAGTGTCATGCTGCCAAGTTATTAGAAGTTATAATTTTGCAATGCAAAGGACATATAGATCAG TGTATACCATCGCTTGTGCAATTAGTTCTCGAACGCCTAATGCGCGAAGTTAAAACTTCGGAGTTGCGAACTATGTGTCTTCAAGTAGTCATTGCAGCTTTATATTATAACCCCGCACTCTGTCTGGAAACGATGGACAGATTACAAGGAAACTTTGATCAGTCCACGGAGCCACTCGCATCACGTTTCATCAAACAGTGGATTAATGACACTGATTGTTTTTTGGG CTTGCACGATCGTAAATTATGCGTTCTCGGACTATGTACATTAATTAGCATGGGCCCTGCGAGACCGCCTGCTGTTAATGAATGTGCAACGCAGATTATTCCATCCTTAATCTTACTCTTCGAGGGTTTGAAGAGAGCGTATGCCGCTAAAGTCACGGATACGGATGATGACGAGAACGATGATGAGGAGAGTGATATTGACGAAG TTTTATCATCGGATGAGGACGATATAGACGATGCTAATCAAGAATACCTCGAGAAATTACAGGATAAGATAACACGAACGTCCGGTCAACATGGCTTTACGATCAACGCGACTATACAAGACGGTCACGGTGATCATAAATCagatgatgatgacgacgatTCAGAATACGACGGTAACGAAGAGACTGCTCTTGAAAGCTATACTACACCCTTAGATTCAGATGATTCCAATCAGGATGAATATGTTGTTTTCAAGGAAGTTATACAAA aTATCGAAAGAACCGATGTGGCCTGGTACAGAGCCTTAACGAGTCTTCTTAGCCCCGAACAAGAGAAAGCTCTGCAAGAGATTATTCTTTTGGCAGATCAGCGCAAAGCAGCTTTAGAGAGTAAAAGGATTGAGCAGAGCGGAG gATATGTCTTTCACTCACAGACTGTGCCCACCTCGTTTAACTTCGGTGGAACACCTTTAAGTCGATAA
- the LOC105204054 gene encoding importin-7 isoform X1 yields the protein MDARKLTELLRATIDPAQQKEAEGQLTQIHKIIGFAPTLLQVVMSNEVDMPVRQAGVIYLKNLITSNWADKEADSGPIEFSIHEQDRAMIRDAIVDAVVHAPDLIRIQLAICISNIVKYDFPGRWTQIVDKITIYLQNPDASCWPGVLLALHQLVKNFEYKKAEERGPLNEAMNLLFPMIYQLILRLLPDASEQSVLLQKQILKIFFALTQYTLPLDLISREVFSQWMDVVRQIADRPVPPETNNPDLDDDERAELPWWKCKKWALHILHRMFERYGSPGNVTKEYKEFAEWYLQTFSAGILEVLLKILDQYRRKIYISPRVIQQSINYINQGVSHAFSWKFLKPHMFEIIRDVLFPILSYSAADEELWNTDPYEYIRVKFDIFEDFVSPVTAAQTLLHSACRKRKDMLQKTMQFCVEVLTSPNADPRQKDGALHMIGSLADVLLKKKVYKEQMDKMLMQYVFPEFSSPHGHMRARACWVMHYFSEIKFKSEQILVEAVRLITNALLTDQDLPVKVEAAIALQMMLSAQPKAQKYIEPLIKQITLELLTIIRQTENDDLTSVMQKIVCTYTEQLVPIAVEVCQHLAATFSQVLETDEGSDEKAITAMGLLNTIETLLTVMDEQPQIMLQLEPIVLQVVAHIFGHSVMEFYEEALSLVYDLTGKGVSEDMWKVLELIYQLFQKDGFDYFTDMMPALHNYITVDTPAFLSNENHILAMFNMCKTVLTGEGGEDPECHAAKLLEVIILQCKGHIDQCIPSLVQLVLERLMREVKTSELRTMCLQVVIAALYYNPALCLETMDRLQGNFDQSTEPLASRFIKQWINDTDCFLGLHDRKLCVLGLCTLISMGPARPPAVNECATQIIPSLILLFEGLKRAYAAKVTDTDDDENDDEESDIDEEVLSSDEDDIDDANQEYLEKLQDKITRTSGQHGFTINATIQDGHGDHKSDDDDDDSEYDGNEETALESYTTPLDSDDSNQDEYVVFKEVIQNIERTDVAWYRALTSLLSPEQEKALQEIILLADQRKAALESKRIEQSGGYVFHSQTVPTSFNFGGTPLSR from the exons ATGGACGCGCGTAAGCTCACGGAGCTGCTGCGGGCGACGATCGACCCCGCACAGCAGAAGGAGGCGGAGGGGCAGCTCACCCAG ATTCACAAAATTATTGGTTTTGCACCAACGCTCTTACAAGTAGTAATGTCAAATGAAGTTGATATGCCTGTCAGACAAGCTG gtgtaatttatttaaaaaatttaattacttcaaaTTGGGCGGATAAAGAAGCTGACAGCGGTCCCATAGAATTTAGTATTCATGAGCAGGATCGTGCAATGATACGCGATGCTATAGTAGATGCAGTGGTACATGCCCCAGACTTAATTAG aATACAATTAGCGATATGCATCAGTAATATAGTTAAATACGACTTTCCTGGAAGATGGACACAAATAGTGGACAAAATTACGATATACCTGCAAAATCCAGACGCTTCATGTTGGCCTGGTGTTCTCCTTGCGCTGCATCagcttgttaaaaattttga GTACAAGAAAGCAGAAGAGAGGGGTCCATTAAATGAAGCAATGAACTTGTTATTCCCTATGATCTATCAATTGATATTACGCTTACTGCCAGATGCATCTGAGCAGTCTGTTTTACTCCAGAAAcagatattgaaaattttctttgcacTTACACAG TATACACTTCCCCTTGACCTTATTTCGAGAGAAGTGTTCTCACAATGGATGGATGTGGTAAGACAAATAGCTGATAGACCAGTTCCGCCAGAAACTAATAATCCAGATCTTGATGATGACGAACGTGCAGAACTGCCTTGgtggaaatgtaaaaaatgggcgttacatattttacatagaaTGTTTGAGag ATACGGTAGTCCAGGAAATGTAACCaaagaatataaagaatttgCCGAATGGTATTTGCAAACCTTTAGTGCCGGTATTCTCGAAGTTCTTTTAAAGATCTTGGATCAATATCGtaggaaaatttatatttctcctAGAGTAATACAGCAAtcaatcaattatattaatcaagg TGTGAGCCATGCATTTTCTTGGAAATTTTTGAAGCCTCACATGTTTGAAATTATACGCGACGTTTTATTCCCCATTCTCTCGTATTCTGCTGCTGATGAAGAACTGTGGAATACCGATCCATACGAATACATCAGAGTAAAATTTG ATATTTTCGAAGATTTTGTATCGCCAGTGACAGCGGCACAAACTTTATTGCATTCAGCATGTAGAAAACGAAAAGATATGTTACAAAAAACGATGCAGTTTTGTGTGGAGGTATTAACTAGTCCAAATGCAGATCCAAGACAAAAAGATGGTGCATTACACATG attggAAGTTTAGCCGATGTTTTGTTGAAGAAGAAGGTTTACAAAGAACAAATGGACAAAATGTTAATGCAATATGTATTTCCCGAATTCAGTAGTCCTCATGGACATATGAGAGCGAGA gCTTGTTGGGTAATGCAttatttctcggaaattaaatttaaatcagaaCAAATTTTAGTCGAGGCAGTTAGATTAATTACAAACGCTCTCCTGACGGATCAAGATTTGCCTGTTAAAGTCGAGGCGGCCATAGCACTTCAGATGATGCTTTCAGCACAACCAAAGGCTCAAAAGTACATCGAAccattaattaaacaaataacgcTCGAGTTGCTGACCATCATAAGGCAAACTGAAAACGATGATCTGACGAGTGTTATGCAAAAAATCGTTTGTACATATACTGAGCAACTGGTCCCAATTGCTGTGGAAGTTTGTCAGCATTTG GCTGCTACATTTAGCCAAGTACTTGAAACAGATGAAGGTAGCGACGAGAAGGCAATAACAGCAATGGGTCTGTTGAACACGATAGAAACTCTATTAACAGTAATGGATGAACAGCCTCAAATCATGTTGCAACTTGAACCAATTGTTCTTCAAGTAGTTGCTCATATCTTTGGACATAGTGTGATGG AATTTTATGAAGAAGCATTGTCGTTAGTTTATGATCTAACGGGTAAAGGTGTGTCTGAGGATATGTGGAAAGTTCTAGAACTCATATATCAACTGTTCCAAAAAGATGGTTTTGACTATTTTACTGATATGATGCCTGCACTACATAATTACATCACCGTCGATACTCCGGCATTTTTGTCGAACGAAAATCACATTCTTGCTATGTTCAACATGTGCAAAACT GTCTTAACTGGTGAGGGTGGTGAGGATCCAGAGTGTCATGCTGCCAAGTTATTAGAAGTTATAATTTTGCAATGCAAAGGACATATAGATCAG TGTATACCATCGCTTGTGCAATTAGTTCTCGAACGCCTAATGCGCGAAGTTAAAACTTCGGAGTTGCGAACTATGTGTCTTCAAGTAGTCATTGCAGCTTTATATTATAACCCCGCACTCTGTCTGGAAACGATGGACAGATTACAAGGAAACTTTGATCAGTCCACGGAGCCACTCGCATCACGTTTCATCAAACAGTGGATTAATGACACTGATTGTTTTTTGGG CTTGCACGATCGTAAATTATGCGTTCTCGGACTATGTACATTAATTAGCATGGGCCCTGCGAGACCGCCTGCTGTTAATGAATGTGCAACGCAGATTATTCCATCCTTAATCTTACTCTTCGAGGGTTTGAAGAGAGCGTATGCCGCTAAAGTCACGGATACGGATGATGACGAGAACGATGATGAGGAGAGTGATATTGACGAAG AAGTTTTATCATCGGATGAGGACGATATAGACGATGCTAATCAAGAATACCTCGAGAAATTACAGGATAAGATAACACGAACGTCCGGTCAACATGGCTTTACGATCAACGCGACTATACAAGACGGTCACGGTGATCATAAATCagatgatgatgacgacgatTCAGAATACGACGGTAACGAAGAGACTGCTCTTGAAAGCTATACTACACCCTTAGATTCAGATGATTCCAATCAGGATGAATATGTTGTTTTCAAGGAAGTTATACAAA aTATCGAAAGAACCGATGTGGCCTGGTACAGAGCCTTAACGAGTCTTCTTAGCCCCGAACAAGAGAAAGCTCTGCAAGAGATTATTCTTTTGGCAGATCAGCGCAAAGCAGCTTTAGAGAGTAAAAGGATTGAGCAGAGCGGAG gATATGTCTTTCACTCACAGACTGTGCCCACCTCGTTTAACTTCGGTGGAACACCTTTAAGTCGATAA